The following proteins come from a genomic window of Solwaraspora sp. WMMA2065:
- a CDS encoding PTS lactose transporter subunit IIB: MATIDAQSIHKVVVACDAGMGSSVMLASQLRKQLKKQQVTVEHTPVNSIPADADVIVCHQGLADRARVSAPGKVVVPVQIFLGDPAVARLVAVVQQGGQLDG; the protein is encoded by the coding sequence ATGGCCACCATCGATGCCCAGAGCATCCACAAGGTCGTCGTCGCCTGCGACGCCGGCATGGGCAGCAGCGTCATGCTCGCCAGCCAGCTGCGCAAGCAGCTCAAGAAGCAGCAGGTGACCGTCGAGCACACCCCGGTCAACTCCATTCCGGCCGACGCCGACGTCATCGTCTGCCACCAGGGGCTCGCCGACCGGGCCCGCGTCAGCGCGCCCGGCAAGGTGGTCGTCCCGGTGCAGATCTTTCTCGGCGACCCGGCCGTCGCCCGGCTGGTGGCCGTGGTGCAGCAGGGCGGCCAACTCGATGGTTGA
- a CDS encoding AraC family transcriptional regulator — translation MPLRRQGFDGPAGLHEFNSALRHTLVQQTVTIRDPSRFRARITEVPLGSLRLISAAVGALHSSRRPHDTTDPNAADAVFLLLGQRATGTITHRGGTDPIGPDRLVVVPGPETFDVDYPAPAHVLFVALPRALVTARYPGLDGPVRSAMLGPVGRALCRQLPHLMTAAAAAGAGQRAEVATMVDTVITATLFGAGVAVDADPLAALRTAAERLIEHSLAEPALSVPWLARRLAVSPRQLHRAFAAGGTTPYRWIRQRRLHACAVALAGSDVPVAQLAHRYGFASASHLGALFRARYGAPPAQWRSEHRADGPAGQRGQDPDSDPARRR, via the coding sequence GTGCCGCTGCGACGCCAGGGTTTCGACGGGCCGGCCGGGCTGCACGAGTTCAACTCCGCGCTGCGACACACCTTGGTGCAACAGACCGTCACGATCCGCGATCCAAGCCGATTCCGCGCCCGCATCACCGAGGTACCACTGGGATCCTTGCGGCTCATCTCCGCCGCGGTCGGCGCGCTGCACTCCTCCCGCCGACCGCACGACACCACCGACCCCAACGCCGCCGATGCGGTGTTCCTGCTGCTCGGCCAGCGGGCCACCGGCACCATCACGCACCGGGGTGGCACCGACCCGATCGGCCCGGACCGGCTGGTCGTCGTCCCCGGCCCGGAGACGTTCGACGTCGACTACCCAGCACCGGCCCACGTACTGTTCGTGGCCCTGCCCCGCGCACTCGTCACGGCCCGCTACCCCGGCCTCGACGGACCGGTGCGCTCCGCGATGTTGGGTCCGGTGGGCCGGGCGTTGTGTCGGCAGTTGCCACACCTGATGACCGCAGCCGCGGCCGCCGGGGCCGGGCAGCGAGCGGAGGTCGCGACCATGGTCGACACCGTCATCACCGCCACGCTGTTCGGTGCCGGCGTCGCCGTCGACGCCGACCCGTTGGCCGCGCTGCGCACCGCGGCCGAGCGGCTGATCGAGCACTCGCTGGCCGAACCGGCGTTGTCGGTGCCGTGGCTGGCCCGCCGGCTGGCGGTGTCCCCCCGGCAGCTGCACCGGGCGTTCGCCGCCGGCGGCACCACCCCGTACCGATGGATCCGGCAGCGTCGGCTGCACGCCTGCGCTGTCGCGCTAGCCGGGTCCGACGTCCCGGTCGCGCAGCTAGCCCACCGATACGGCTTCGCGTCGGCGTCGCATCTCGGAGCGCTCTTCCGCGCCCGGTACGGCGCACCACCCGCACAGTGGCGCAGCGAACACCGCGCCGACGGGCCGGCCGGCCAGCGCGGGCAGGATCCCGACAGCGATCCGGCGCGCCGGCGATAA
- a CDS encoding NAD(P)-dependent oxidoreductase, whose product MSRTRILLFGSTGLLGRQIHAALMADAAVTAPTRADCDLATASVTELARLLAAVRPDVVVNCAGRTVGDNAELLRIHLLAVAALAEAMVDVVPGTRLVRLGSAAEYGVVPSGRPVREDDPANPVSAYGFSHLAATQFGELVSTDERVEVVTLRVFNPVGPGLPVDSALGRAADLLRVGGRSPLAMRLLDTVRDFVDLRDIAAAVRAAALATHLPYRLFNVGGGRPVGVRDAVTCLARAAGHSGELGLGEFSPTVSRSAAVPWMCADISRARQVLGWSPSYDLTDSVKALLADYHDGGPHSRR is encoded by the coding sequence TTGAGCCGGACCAGGATCCTGCTCTTCGGCTCCACCGGACTGCTGGGTCGGCAGATCCACGCTGCGCTGATGGCGGACGCGGCGGTGACCGCACCGACCCGGGCCGACTGCGATCTCGCCACGGCGAGCGTGACCGAACTCGCCCGGCTGCTCGCGGCCGTCCGGCCGGACGTCGTGGTCAACTGCGCCGGCCGCACCGTTGGTGACAATGCCGAGCTACTCCGGATCCACCTACTGGCCGTGGCCGCGCTCGCCGAGGCGATGGTCGACGTCGTGCCGGGCACCCGGCTGGTACGGCTCGGTTCCGCCGCCGAGTACGGCGTCGTGCCCAGTGGCCGCCCGGTGCGCGAGGACGACCCGGCCAACCCGGTGAGCGCGTACGGGTTCAGCCACCTGGCCGCCACCCAGTTCGGCGAGCTGGTCAGCACCGACGAACGGGTCGAGGTCGTCACGTTGCGGGTGTTCAACCCGGTTGGTCCGGGTCTGCCGGTGGACAGCGCGCTGGGGCGGGCGGCTGATCTGCTGCGCGTCGGCGGACGGTCACCGCTGGCGATGCGGCTGCTGGACACTGTGCGCGACTTCGTCGACCTACGTGACATCGCCGCTGCGGTCCGCGCCGCCGCGCTCGCCACCCACCTGCCCTACCGACTGTTCAACGTGGGCGGCGGGCGGCCGGTCGGGGTCCGGGACGCGGTCACCTGTCTGGCCCGGGCAGCTGGTCACAGCGGTGAACTCGGTTTGGGGGAGTTCTCCCCGACGGTGAGCCGGTCCGCCGCCGTTCCCTGGATGTGCGCCGACATCAGCCGCGCCCGGCAGGTGCTCGGCTGGTCACCCAGCTACGACCTGACGGACTCGGTAAAAGCGCTGCTGGCGGATTACCACGATGGTGGCCCCCACAGCCGTAGGTAG
- a CDS encoding alpha/beta hydrolase, giving the protein MSHDRTAAGMRYWQTGRGRQDVLLVHGWCCNHRFMKPLAARLASWRRRIISVDMRGHGASPAGDRGFSVPELGADLRDLMIELEMDDVVLIGHSMGGVWSLAAAAQASDRVAALLLLDASVAVPPGTTEQVAALAESIRGEDPRQARIDIIRSFFIPESDPRLIDWAIDQMLRPSDTVAAATLDGLADFVEAGGDAALTAWGRRLLYIGGPAPFADYGRLRELVPEAVIGQVVGSGHFFQFEVPRQTNSMVSRYLRLWGPPSW; this is encoded by the coding sequence ATGAGTCACGACCGCACGGCCGCCGGGATGCGCTACTGGCAGACCGGCCGCGGCCGACAGGATGTACTGCTCGTGCATGGGTGGTGCTGCAACCACCGGTTCATGAAGCCCCTCGCCGCCCGTCTGGCCAGCTGGCGGCGACGGATCATCTCGGTGGACATGCGGGGACACGGCGCGAGCCCGGCCGGGGACCGCGGCTTCAGTGTTCCCGAGCTCGGTGCGGACCTGCGGGACCTGATGATCGAGCTCGAGATGGACGACGTCGTGCTGATCGGGCACAGCATGGGCGGGGTCTGGTCGTTGGCCGCAGCCGCGCAGGCGAGCGACCGGGTCGCGGCGCTGCTGCTGTTAGACGCGTCGGTGGCCGTGCCGCCCGGCACGACGGAGCAGGTGGCCGCGCTGGCGGAGTCCATCCGCGGCGAGGACCCGCGCCAGGCCCGGATCGACATCATCCGGTCGTTCTTCATTCCCGAGTCGGACCCTCGGCTGATCGACTGGGCGATCGACCAGATGCTACGGCCGAGTGACACCGTCGCCGCCGCCACCCTCGACGGTCTCGCCGACTTCGTCGAGGCCGGTGGCGACGCCGCGCTGACCGCGTGGGGACGCCGGCTGCTGTACATCGGTGGCCCGGCACCGTTCGCCGACTACGGACGGTTGCGGGAGCTGGTACCCGAGGCGGTGATCGGGCAGGTGGTGGGTTCCGGCCACTTCTTCCAGTTCGAGGTGCCGCGGCAGACCAACTCGATGGTGAGTCGCTACCTACGGCTGTGGGGGCCACCATCGTGGTAA
- a CDS encoding PTS mannitol transporter subunit IICB, translating into MATDYTPQVQGTGVKATIQRIGGYLAGMVMPNIGAFIAWGLITALFIPTGWIPNATMAELVGPMISTLLPILIGYTGGRLVHGQRGAVVGAVATVGIIVGADVPMFLGAMIIGPLTAYLLKLFDGLVEDKIPAGFEMLINNFSAGIIGGGMALVGIWVIGPVVQAVTDAAGSAVDWMVGHSLLPFVSILVEPAKVLFLNNAINHGVFGPLGVAEAAEDGKSILFMIESNPGPGLGLLVAFLLFGPRLLRASTPAAIIIHFLGGIHEIYFPYVLMKPRLILAMIAGGAAGVWTFMVTGAGLVATPSPGSIFAYLAVTPRGGWFPVLLGVIISAAVSFAVASVLLGFGRGEGKEPVEENTGPQAATPDTPAAAHAYHATPTAGTHRPTATEA; encoded by the coding sequence ATGGCCACCGACTACACACCCCAGGTGCAGGGCACCGGGGTAAAGGCCACGATCCAGAGAATCGGCGGCTACCTCGCCGGCATGGTGATGCCCAACATCGGCGCGTTCATCGCCTGGGGTCTGATCACCGCGCTGTTCATCCCCACCGGATGGATCCCCAACGCGACCATGGCCGAACTGGTCGGGCCGATGATCTCGACGCTGCTGCCGATCCTGATCGGCTACACCGGCGGCCGGCTCGTGCACGGCCAGCGCGGCGCGGTGGTCGGCGCGGTCGCCACGGTCGGCATCATCGTCGGTGCCGACGTACCGATGTTCCTCGGTGCGATGATCATCGGCCCGCTGACCGCGTACCTGCTGAAGCTCTTCGACGGCCTGGTCGAGGACAAGATTCCGGCCGGCTTCGAGATGCTGATCAACAACTTCTCCGCCGGCATCATCGGCGGTGGCATGGCACTGGTCGGTATCTGGGTGATCGGCCCGGTGGTGCAGGCCGTCACCGACGCCGCCGGCTCCGCAGTGGACTGGATGGTCGGCCACAGCCTGCTGCCGTTCGTGTCGATCCTGGTCGAGCCGGCCAAGGTGCTGTTTCTCAACAACGCGATCAACCACGGCGTGTTCGGACCGCTGGGCGTCGCCGAGGCCGCCGAAGACGGTAAGTCCATCCTGTTCATGATCGAGTCGAACCCCGGGCCGGGTCTCGGCCTGCTGGTCGCCTTCCTCCTGTTCGGGCCCCGGCTGCTGCGCGCCAGCACCCCGGCGGCGATCATCATCCACTTCCTCGGCGGCATCCACGAGATCTATTTCCCGTACGTGCTGATGAAGCCGCGGCTGATCCTCGCCATGATTGCCGGTGGCGCGGCCGGTGTCTGGACCTTCATGGTCACCGGTGCCGGTCTGGTTGCCACCCCGTCGCCGGGCAGCATCTTCGCCTACCTGGCGGTCACCCCGCGAGGGGGCTGGTTCCCGGTCCTGCTCGGCGTGATCATCTCGGCGGCGGTCTCCTTCGCGGTCGCCTCGGTGCTGCTCGGCTTCGGTCGGGGCGAGGGCAAGGAACCGGTAGAGGAGAACACCGGTCCGCAGGCCGCCACCCCGGACACGCCCGCCGCCGCGCACGCGTACCACGCCACCCCGACCGCCGGTACCCACCGGCCGACCGCCACGGAGGCATGA
- a CDS encoding alpha/beta hydrolase codes for MRFVLVHGSWHDGSCWDGVRQVLTAAGHEVHTPTLPGNGTNADPTVTFARTAGAVTDLIRRSDLRDVVLVGHSLGGAVVQAVAVAVPDRLRRLVFHNAYVLADGDTVFQHVPPSAAAAFTSLATPEGTLMLPYGAFRSFISDADEQTARVAYARLTPEPLARAAEPVALPGFADLPVPRSYLYAVDDVAFPPDEFRWHPGQSQRLGEFRLVEMPGSHEVLFTDPQLLAAKLIEAAAD; via the coding sequence ATGCGTTTCGTTCTCGTCCACGGATCCTGGCACGACGGCAGCTGCTGGGACGGCGTCCGGCAGGTACTCACCGCCGCCGGACACGAGGTCCACACACCCACCCTGCCGGGCAACGGCACCAACGCCGACCCTACGGTGACCTTCGCCCGGACCGCCGGTGCCGTCACCGACCTGATCCGGCGGTCCGACCTGCGCGACGTGGTGCTTGTCGGGCACAGCCTCGGCGGCGCGGTCGTACAGGCCGTCGCGGTGGCCGTACCGGACCGGCTCCGCCGGCTGGTGTTCCACAACGCGTACGTCCTCGCCGACGGCGACACCGTCTTCCAGCATGTGCCACCGTCGGCCGCCGCCGCCTTCACCAGCCTGGCTACTCCGGAAGGCACCCTGATGCTGCCGTACGGGGCGTTCCGCTCGTTCATCAGCGACGCCGACGAGCAGACCGCCCGGGTCGCCTACGCGCGGCTGACCCCGGAGCCGCTGGCCCGGGCCGCGGAACCGGTCGCGCTGCCCGGATTCGCCGACCTGCCGGTCCCCCGTTCCTACCTGTACGCCGTCGACGACGTCGCGTTCCCGCCGGACGAGTTCCGTTGGCATCCCGGCCAGTCGCAGCGGCTCGGCGAATTCCGGCTGGTCGAGATGCCGGGTTCGCACGAGGTGCTGTTCACCGATCCGCAGTTGCTGGCGGCGAAGCTGATCGAGGCGGCAGCGGACTGA
- the pfkB gene encoding 1-phosphofructokinase, with translation MILTLTLNPSLDRAVEIDDLVRGEVIRATGARLDPGGKGVNVSRALLANGVPSVAVLPCGGDEGGQLVRLLAAEGVEVVAVPIAGQTRSNITLAEPDGTVTKVNEPGPTLSRDEFDAITARLLDTAHQADWVVVCGSLPPGLPVDGFTALCRQLLDAGLRLAVDTSGPPLRAAAEAGADLVKPNQEELAEAVGRPLDALGDVVDAARQVRAWGAGTVLASLGAQGAVLVDTDGVRTGDSPVDQPRSTVGAGDALLAGFLAAGASGPDALAEGLAWGAAAVSLPGSRMPGPADLRRHTVRLHPRPDDLQQLVTQG, from the coding sequence ATGATCCTCACGCTCACCCTCAACCCCAGCCTGGACCGCGCCGTCGAGATCGACGACCTGGTCCGCGGCGAGGTCATCCGGGCCACCGGCGCCCGCCTCGACCCCGGTGGCAAGGGCGTCAACGTGTCCCGGGCGCTACTGGCCAACGGCGTACCGTCGGTCGCCGTGCTGCCCTGCGGCGGCGACGAGGGCGGTCAACTCGTCCGGCTGCTGGCCGCCGAGGGGGTCGAGGTGGTCGCCGTGCCAATCGCCGGGCAAACCCGGTCCAACATCACCCTCGCCGAGCCGGACGGCACCGTCACCAAGGTCAACGAGCCCGGTCCGACCCTGAGCCGGGACGAATTCGACGCGATCACCGCCCGGCTGCTGGACACCGCGCACCAGGCCGACTGGGTGGTGGTCTGCGGCAGTCTGCCACCCGGGCTGCCGGTGGACGGGTTCACCGCGCTGTGCCGGCAGTTGCTCGACGCCGGGCTCCGGCTCGCCGTCGACACCAGCGGCCCACCGCTGCGGGCCGCCGCCGAGGCCGGAGCCGATCTGGTCAAACCCAACCAGGAGGAGCTGGCCGAGGCCGTCGGGCGGCCGCTGGACGCCCTCGGCGACGTGGTCGACGCCGCCCGACAGGTCCGCGCATGGGGTGCCGGCACCGTGCTGGCCAGCCTCGGGGCGCAGGGTGCCGTGCTGGTCGACACCGACGGGGTACGCACCGGCGACTCCCCCGTCGACCAGCCGCGCAGCACGGTCGGCGCCGGTGACGCGCTGCTCGCCGGTTTCCTCGCCGCCGGTGCCAGCGGGCCGGACGCCCTCGCCGAAGGGCTGGCCTGGGGGGCGGCGGCGGTCAGCCTGCCGGGCAGCCGGATGCCGGGGCCGGCCGACCTGCGCCGGCACACCGTACGACTGCACCCCCGACCGGATGACCTGCAACAACTCGTCACCCAAGGATGA
- a CDS encoding amidase, which translates to MELLDGSITELTAAVRSGQVPAREVVDAAVRRIEERDAGLNAVVAVDSGPALRRLAAAGGRPVGPLAGLPYLVKDLHAEVAGFPLTRGSRLAVGLAPAGTSTLLRRLEQAGALIIGRTNSPEFGLNITTEPVLHGPTRNPWRPDRSAGGSSGGAAVAVAAGMVPAAHASDSGGSIRIPSAWCGTIGFKPTRGRNPAGPYRMDDWSGLSHEHAITRTVADSALLLSVSSGMAAGEPYPVDGVQWTGPAGSGPGRVLRVGLLTEAPGGAPVHPAYRAAAESVAAELAAAGHRVVPIGPVEPAGRLGPVLGAVIAGHLAAAVDDICAATGRYAGPDTLEPAVLDLVQRGRRADARTQVRATTALRRLAGELAAVLDGVDLLLSPTTAQPAPPLGQLHTDRPGSELFREIFAISPFVGMFNVTGGPAISLPWGRDNLGMPIGVQLGGRPGDDLAVLAVAAALEATRPDLVRPGPAAAAPGHGVPA; encoded by the coding sequence ATGGAACTGCTGGACGGGTCGATCACCGAGCTGACTGCCGCCGTACGGTCCGGTCAGGTGCCCGCTCGAGAGGTCGTCGACGCAGCGGTACGCCGCATCGAGGAGCGTGACGCCGGGCTCAACGCGGTGGTGGCGGTCGACTCCGGGCCGGCGTTGCGTCGCCTGGCCGCCGCCGGTGGCCGACCGGTCGGGCCGCTGGCCGGGCTGCCGTACCTGGTCAAGGATCTGCACGCCGAGGTCGCCGGCTTTCCGTTGACCCGGGGCAGCCGGCTGGCCGTCGGCCTGGCACCGGCCGGCACGAGCACGTTGCTGCGCCGGCTGGAACAGGCCGGAGCGCTGATCATCGGACGGACCAACTCGCCGGAGTTCGGGCTGAACATCACCACAGAACCGGTGCTGCACGGGCCGACCCGCAATCCGTGGCGGCCGGACCGGTCCGCCGGTGGTTCCAGCGGCGGCGCGGCGGTAGCGGTGGCCGCAGGGATGGTGCCGGCGGCGCACGCCAGCGACAGTGGCGGGTCCATCCGGATCCCGTCGGCCTGGTGCGGCACCATCGGCTTCAAGCCGACGCGGGGCCGCAACCCTGCCGGCCCGTACCGGATGGACGACTGGTCGGGGCTCAGCCACGAACACGCCATCACCCGCACCGTCGCGGACTCCGCGTTGTTGCTGTCGGTCAGCAGCGGGATGGCCGCTGGCGAGCCGTACCCGGTGGACGGTGTCCAGTGGACCGGTCCGGCTGGTTCGGGCCCCGGCCGGGTCCTACGGGTCGGACTGCTCACCGAGGCACCCGGCGGCGCCCCGGTGCATCCGGCGTACCGGGCTGCCGCCGAGTCCGTCGCCGCCGAGCTGGCCGCCGCCGGTCACCGGGTGGTCCCGATCGGGCCGGTGGAGCCGGCCGGCCGGCTCGGGCCGGTGCTCGGTGCGGTCATCGCCGGTCATCTGGCCGCCGCGGTCGACGATATCTGCGCCGCCACCGGACGGTACGCCGGGCCGGACACCCTGGAACCGGCGGTGCTCGACCTGGTGCAGCGGGGACGGCGGGCCGACGCCCGTACCCAGGTCCGGGCGACCACGGCACTGCGCCGACTCGCCGGTGAGTTGGCTGCCGTCCTCGACGGCGTGGACCTGCTGCTCAGCCCGACCACCGCGCAACCGGCGCCACCGCTCGGGCAGCTGCACACCGACCGGCCGGGCAGCGAGCTGTTCCGGGAGATCTTCGCGATCTCCCCGTTCGTGGGGATGTTCAACGTGACCGGCGGACCGGCGATCAGTCTGCCCTGGGGGCGTGACAACCTCGGGATGCCGATCGGGGTGCAGCTCGGCGGACGGCCGGGCGACGACCTCGCCGTCCTCGCCGTGGCGGCAGCGTTGGAGGCGACCCGACCCGACCTGGTCAGGCCCGGCCCGGCAGCGGCGGCCCCGGGTCACGGCGTCCCGGCCTGA
- a CDS encoding sugar transferase, which translates to MTSPAACLAAEPTMPTSRPRRYDRVKRVLDVVGAATALVVGAPLLAGVALLILVTLGRPVFFRQVRPGRDGELFEMVKFRTMLEVDPARGLVTDADRLTPVGRWLRATSLDELPELWNVLRGEMSLVGPRPHLVKYLEIYTPSQARRHEVRPGITGLAQVRGRNELAWEDKFAYDIEYVDNRSLRLDLRIMVETVRVVLRREGIAAPGSVTWHEFTGTPTPPDPVGASTVPADPVLATAPDGSAATFRRPRGDLAGRCRS; encoded by the coding sequence ATGACCTCGCCAGCGGCCTGCCTCGCAGCCGAACCGACGATGCCGACCAGTCGTCCCCGCCGCTATGACCGGGTCAAGCGGGTGCTCGACGTGGTGGGCGCGGCGACCGCCCTGGTCGTCGGCGCGCCGCTGCTGGCCGGGGTCGCCCTGCTCATCCTCGTCACGCTGGGCCGGCCGGTGTTCTTCCGGCAGGTGCGGCCCGGCCGGGACGGCGAGCTCTTCGAGATGGTCAAGTTTCGCACCATGCTCGAGGTGGATCCGGCCCGCGGCCTGGTCACCGACGCCGACCGGCTAACGCCGGTCGGCCGCTGGCTGCGCGCCACCAGCCTCGACGAACTGCCCGAGTTGTGGAACGTACTGCGCGGTGAGATGAGCCTGGTCGGCCCGCGTCCCCATCTGGTGAAGTACCTGGAGATATACACACCCTCGCAGGCCCGACGGCATGAGGTGCGACCCGGTATCACCGGCCTCGCCCAGGTCCGCGGCCGCAACGAGCTGGCCTGGGAGGACAAGTTCGCCTACGACATCGAGTACGTGGACAACCGCAGCCTCCGGCTCGACCTGCGGATCATGGTCGAGACCGTCCGGGTGGTGCTGCGCCGGGAAGGGATCGCCGCGCCAGGGTCGGTCACCTGGCACGAGTTCACCGGGACCCCGACGCCGCCGGACCCCGTCGGGGCCAGCACCGTCCCGGCCGACCCGGTCCTGGCCACGGCACCCGACGGCTCGGCAGCCACCTTCCGTCGACCCCGCGGTGACCTGGCCGGCCGGTGCCGCAGTTGA
- a CDS encoding DeoR/GlpR family DNA-binding transcription regulator, whose translation MYAEERQQEIVRLARADGRVDVTALAESLNVTAETIRRDLTTLERAGVLRRVHGGAIPVERIGFEPALAARDAVLTTEKERIAKAALAELPHEGAIILDAGTTTARLAAILPADRELTVVINSPALATVLGARSNLNVLLLGGRVRGRTMATVDDWALRPLADVYVDVAFIGTNGCSVERGLTTPDPAEAAVKRAMIGAARRSVVLADHTKIGNDYLARFGRLADIDTLITDNGLNADLVAEVESAGPRVVRA comes from the coding sequence ATGTACGCCGAGGAACGGCAGCAGGAGATCGTCCGGCTGGCCCGGGCCGACGGGCGAGTCGACGTGACCGCGCTTGCCGAGTCACTCAACGTGACCGCCGAGACGATCCGGCGCGATCTCACCACCCTCGAGCGGGCCGGCGTGCTGCGTCGGGTGCACGGCGGTGCGATCCCGGTCGAACGGATCGGCTTCGAGCCCGCGCTCGCAGCCCGGGACGCGGTGCTGACCACCGAGAAGGAACGGATCGCCAAGGCCGCGCTGGCCGAGCTGCCCCACGAGGGCGCGATCATCCTGGACGCCGGCACCACCACCGCCCGGCTGGCCGCGATCCTGCCGGCCGACCGGGAACTCACCGTCGTGATCAACTCCCCGGCGCTGGCCACCGTCCTCGGTGCCCGCAGCAACCTCAACGTCCTGTTGCTGGGCGGTCGGGTACGCGGTCGCACGATGGCCACCGTCGACGACTGGGCCCTTCGCCCGCTCGCCGACGTCTACGTCGACGTGGCCTTCATCGGTACCAACGGTTGCTCCGTCGAACGTGGCCTGACCACACCCGACCCGGCCGAGGCGGCGGTCAAGCGGGCGATGATCGGCGCCGCCCGCCGGTCGGTCGTGCTGGCCGACCACACCAAGATCGGCAACGACTACCTTGCCCGGTTCGGCCGGCTCGCCGACATCGACACGCTGATCACCGACAACGGCCTCAACGCGGACCTCGTCGCCGAGGTGGAGTCGGCCGGGCCACGGGTGGTGCGGGCATGA